From the Pseudodesulfovibrio indicus genome, the window GAAGGACGGGACCCTGGAGGACCTCTTGAGGTTCGAGGCCAAGGTGGACAACCTGGCCATGATGTCGTTCGACATCTACACGAAAAGTCGCGAAGAGGTATTCCGGTTCCGGGTGGAGGAGGTCAAGCGTTCGCAGCACAACCTGCTCCGCAAGGCCCGGATGATCGTGGACGTTACGGCCGACAATTCGGCCGATTAGGAACGCCCGCGGGGTTGGCACGTGGTGTGAGGTGCCGGGTTTGCTGTGATGAGGGGTGAGGTCCGCGCGAATGGTCGCGCGGGTCTGTTTCCACACATGTTCCCGTCCTGCATCGACCGATTCCCGCCGTTCCGAAAGTGGCAGGCCGCCGGCAATTCCGGCGGTCCAACCTTCAAGCGAGGTGACGGTAGATGAATGCTCTTTACTCACTTCTGTTCGTCTTTCTCCTGGTGTTGATCCCGTTGTTCGGGGTTGATGCGGCACACCTGAGGACTTTCTTCGGTGTCTGCATCCCGACAACGGCGTTCATCATCTTCGTCGTCGGCTTTGTGTACAAAGTCATCACCTGGGGCCGGAGCGCCGTGCCGTTCCGCATCCCCACAACCGGCGGACAGTTTCAATCCTTCGATCCCCAGCTTTTCAAACAGAACAAGCTGGACTGTCCCCAGACCGGGGCCCAGACCTTCTTCCGCATGGTGCTGGAAGTCTTCGCGTTCCGGTCCCTGTTCAGGAACACCGCGGTGTCCCTGTACGAAGGCAAGGACTACCCCGTAGTCGCCTACAAATCGAGCAAGTGGCTGTGGCTCTTCGCCATCACGTTCCACTACTCCTTTTTCATCATCGCCCTGCGGCACCTGCGGCTGTTCCTGGAGCCCATCCCGTTCTTCGTGAAGGGGCTGGAGTTCGTTGACGGCCTCCTGCAGATCGGCGCCCCGGTCATGTACCTGGCCGACGTCGGCCTGGTGGTCGGCGTGCTCCTGCTTCTGGGCCGCAGGCTCGTTCTCCCCAGGATCAACTACATCAGCTACGTCTCCGACTATTTCCCGCTGTTCCTGATCCTGGCCATCGCCCTGTCGGGCATCTACATGCGCTACTACGCCAAGGTGGACATCATCGCCATCAAGGAACTGACCATGGGCCTCGTGACGTTCCACTACGTCGTCCCCGAGACCATCTCCGTTTCCTTCTTCGTGCACGTCTTCCTGGTCAGCACGCTCATGGTGTACTTCCCGTTCAGCAAACTCATGCACATGCCGGGCGTCTTCCTGTCCCCGACCCGCAATCTGCCGAACGACTCGCGCGCCAAGCACCACGTGAACCCCTGGAACGATCCCAACATCAAGGCCCATGCCTACGCCGACTACGAAAAGGAATTCGGCGTGCCCATGGCCGAGGCGGGACTGCCCCTCGACAACCCCGAGAACGGCATCCCCAAAGACAAGGCCTAGGCCCAGGGTTCACCAACTGGTGATACTTTCTTTATCCGAGGAGATAAGAATATGTCCGACATCCCCAAAGCAGATGAGCTCTTCAAGAGCATAGACTACAATCCGCCGCTCACCGGGTGGATGGAAACCCCGGTGGACTTCTCGCCCGGCCATTGGTGCTACCCCGCCAAGCCCGAGAAGATCGCGTACATGGACAAGAAGCTGCCCGGCCTGTGGGGAACCCCCCGCGAATGGGTGCCGTCCGAAGAGGACTGGAAGCTTCCCGCCAACTGGAAGGAGACCGTGGTCAACGGCTTCCGCGAGCGGCTCAAGAAGTTCCGCTCCCTCCAGCTGTTCATGGACATCTGCGTGCGCTGCGGCGCCTGCGCCGACAAGTGCCACTACTTCATCGGCTCCGGCGATCCCAAGAACATGCCCGTCCTGCGCGCCGAGCTGATGCGCTCCGTGTATCGCGGCGAGTTCACCCTGGCCGGCAAGATCCTGTCCAAGCTGACCGGCTCGCGGGTCATGGAAGAGAACGTCCTGAAGGAGTGGTTCATCTACTTCTACCAGTGCACCCAGTGCCGCCGCTGTTCCCTGTTCTGCCCCTACGGCATCGACACCGCTGAAATGACCATGATGGCCAGAGAGCTGATGCACCTGGTCGGCCTGAACACCAACTGGATCATGGAGCCGGTCTCCAACTGCAACATCACCGGCAACCACCTCGGCATCCAGCCCCACGCCTTCAAGGATATCGTCGACTTCATGGTCGACGACATCGAAGAGGTCACCGGCCGCAGGGTCAAGGCCCCGCTGAACGAGAAGGGCCACGAGATCCTGTTCATCACGCCGTCCGGCGACGTGTTCGCCGATCCCGGCATCTACACCTTCATGGGCTACCTGCTCCTGTTCGATTACCTCGACCTGGACTACACCCTGTCCACCTACGCCTCCGAGGGCGGCAACTTCGGCTCGTTCACCAACAACGAGTCCATGAAGAAGCTGAACGCCAAGATGTACGCCGAGGCCGAGCGGCTGGGCTGCAAGTGGATCCTGGGCGGCGAGTGCGGCCACATGTGGCGCGTCATCCACCAGTACATGGACACCATGAACGGCGACAACCAGTGGTCCGGCATGACCACCCCGAAGTCCCCGATCACCGGCACCGTGTTCGACACCGCCGCGGCCACCAAGATGCTGCACATCACCGAGTTCACCGCCGACCTCATCAAGCACAACAAGCTGAAGCTGGATCCCAGCCGCAACGACCATCTGCGCGTCACCTTCCATGACTCCTGCAACCCCGCGCGGGGCATGGGTCTGCTGGAAGAGCCGCGTTACGTCCTGAAGCACGTGTGCAACAACTTCTTCGAGATGCCTCCGGCGACCATCCGCGAGCAGACCTTCTGCTGCGCCGGCGGTTCCGGCCTGAACACCGACGAGATCATGGAGATCCGTCTCCGCGGCGGCCTGCCCCGCGGCAACGCGCTCAGGTACGTCCAGGAGAAGCACGGGGTCAACCTCATGGCCTGCATCTGCGCCATCGACCGCGCGACCCTGATCCCGCTTGCCGACTACTGGGCCCCCGGCGTGGCCATCTCCGGCACCCACGAGCTGGTGGCGAACGCCCTTGTCCTCGAAGAGGGCGAGGTCCGGACCATGGACATGCGCCAGGAACCCCTCCCCGGGTTCGAGGACGAAGACGACGATTGGACGCCCCCGAACATGGAGGATGCGTAAATGAAAATGCAAAACGGTTTCCCGATCATTGTGGGTCTCGCCATATTCATCGGCGCGCTCTGCGCTCCGTTCGTCTGGGGCAAGACCGTCACGCACCAGTACAAAGAGCCCGAGCTCAAGATGCCGGCCAACGAGAAGGAATGCATCGAGTCGAAGGAGTTCATGCGCACCGAGCACATGCAGCTCCTGAACGACTGGCGCGACTGGGCCCTGCGCGACGGCAAGCGGATCTACACCAACCACAAGGGCAAAGAGTTCGTCATCTCCCTGCAGAACACCTGCATGAAGTGCCACACCAGCAAGGCGGACTTCTGCGACAAGTGTCATAACGACGCCGGTGTCTCCCCCTACTGCTGGGATTGCCACGTTCAGCCGGAGGGTTTGAAATAATGAAGAACAACAGAAGAGCCTTCATCAAGCTTGCCGGAATCGCTGCTGCCGGCCTGGCCGTGGCCCCCAAGGCCCTGGCCTCGAGCGGCGGCCATTCCCCGGTTTCCGTCAATCCCAAGGCCGTGCACGCCAAGCACTGGGCCATGGTCATCGACACCACCAAGCTGCACACCGCGGAAGAGATCGACAAGCTCGCCGCCGTCTGCCACCACATCCACAACGTCCCCAAGATCGAGGGCAAGAAGGAAGTGAAGTGGCTGTGGCACGACACCTACGGTCACTCCTTCCCGGAGCAGGAGAACCCGCACCTGGCCGAAGAGGTCCATCACCGCGTGTTCCCGCTCTTGTGCAACCACTGTGAAAATCCCCCGTGCGTGCGCGTCTGCCCCACCAAGGCGACCTTCCAGCGCCCGGACGGCATCGTGGCCATGGACTACCACCGCTGCATCGGCTGCCGCTACTGCATGGCCGGTTGTCCCTACGGCTCGCGGTCCTTCAACTGGGGCGAACCCCGGCTCGGGCTGGACGTGACCAAGCTGAATCCCGAGTTCCCCACCCGCATGCGCGGCGTGGTCGAAAAGTGCAACTTCTGCGTCGAGCGCCTCGCCGTGGGCCAACAGCCCGCCTGCGTCGAAGCCTCCGAAGGCGCCATGTTCTTCGGCGACCTGAAGGACCCGGATTCCGAAGTCCGCAAGGTGCTTCGCGAGAAGTTCACCATTCGTCGTAAACCCTCGGCAGGCACTGAGCCCAGTGTTTACTACATCATTTAGGAGGAATCGGAATGCTTGAATTAGCTCTGAAAGGTTCCAAGAGATACTACGGCTGGATTGCGTTCCTCCTGGTGGTCATCGGCATCGGCTCCACCGCGCTGATCGACCAGTGGATGAACGGCCTGAAGATCACGGGCATGAGCCGCGACGTGTCCTGGGGATTCTACATCTCCCAGTTCACCTACCTGGTCGGCCTGGCCGCCTCCGGCGTCATGATCGTGCTGCCCAACTACTTCCACTCCTACAAGACCAACAAGCACATGGTCATCTTCGGTGAGTTCATGGCCATCGCGGCGTGCATCATGTGCCTGCTGTTCATCGTCGTGGACATCGGGCAGCCCACCCGCATGATGAACATGATCTTCCATCCCACCCCGAACTCCATCCTGTTCTGGGATAT encodes:
- the dsrM gene encoding sulfate reduction electron transfer complex DsrMKJOP subunit DsrM gives rise to the protein MNALYSLLFVFLLVLIPLFGVDAAHLRTFFGVCIPTTAFIIFVVGFVYKVITWGRSAVPFRIPTTGGQFQSFDPQLFKQNKLDCPQTGAQTFFRMVLEVFAFRSLFRNTAVSLYEGKDYPVVAYKSSKWLWLFAITFHYSFFIIALRHLRLFLEPIPFFVKGLEFVDGLLQIGAPVMYLADVGLVVGVLLLLGRRLVLPRINYISYVSDYFPLFLILAIALSGIYMRYYAKVDIIAIKELTMGLVTFHYVVPETISVSFFVHVFLVSTLMVYFPFSKLMHMPGVFLSPTRNLPNDSRAKHHVNPWNDPNIKAHAYADYEKEFGVPMAEAGLPLDNPENGIPKDKA
- the dsrO gene encoding sulfate reduction electron transfer complex DsrMKJOP subunit DsrO produces the protein MKNNRRAFIKLAGIAAAGLAVAPKALASSGGHSPVSVNPKAVHAKHWAMVIDTTKLHTAEEIDKLAAVCHHIHNVPKIEGKKEVKWLWHDTYGHSFPEQENPHLAEEVHHRVFPLLCNHCENPPCVRVCPTKATFQRPDGIVAMDYHRCIGCRYCMAGCPYGSRSFNWGEPRLGLDVTKLNPEFPTRMRGVVEKCNFCVERLAVGQQPACVEASEGAMFFGDLKDPDSEVRKVLREKFTIRRKPSAGTEPSVYYII
- the dsrK gene encoding sulfate reduction electron transfer complex DsrMKJOP subunit DsrK; amino-acid sequence: MSDIPKADELFKSIDYNPPLTGWMETPVDFSPGHWCYPAKPEKIAYMDKKLPGLWGTPREWVPSEEDWKLPANWKETVVNGFRERLKKFRSLQLFMDICVRCGACADKCHYFIGSGDPKNMPVLRAELMRSVYRGEFTLAGKILSKLTGSRVMEENVLKEWFIYFYQCTQCRRCSLFCPYGIDTAEMTMMARELMHLVGLNTNWIMEPVSNCNITGNHLGIQPHAFKDIVDFMVDDIEEVTGRRVKAPLNEKGHEILFITPSGDVFADPGIYTFMGYLLLFDYLDLDYTLSTYASEGGNFGSFTNNESMKKLNAKMYAEAERLGCKWILGGECGHMWRVIHQYMDTMNGDNQWSGMTTPKSPITGTVFDTAAATKMLHITEFTADLIKHNKLKLDPSRNDHLRVTFHDSCNPARGMGLLEEPRYVLKHVCNNFFEMPPATIREQTFCCAGGSGLNTDEIMEIRLRGGLPRGNALRYVQEKHGVNLMACICAIDRATLIPLADYWAPGVAISGTHELVANALVLEEGEVRTMDMRQEPLPGFEDEDDDWTPPNMEDA
- the dsrJ gene encoding sulfate reduction electron transfer complex DsrMKJOP subunit DsrJ — encoded protein: MKMQNGFPIIVGLAIFIGALCAPFVWGKTVTHQYKEPELKMPANEKECIESKEFMRTEHMQLLNDWRDWALRDGKRIYTNHKGKEFVISLQNTCMKCHTSKADFCDKCHNDAGVSPYCWDCHVQPEGLK